The Clostridiaceae bacterium HFYG-1003 genome includes a window with the following:
- a CDS encoding GNAT family N-acetyltransferase yields the protein MSDLRIKPTLRGDRVILRPFEPGDGELMLKILADPELQKLTGSCTSDEEGAQALSHEETRRVSQWYETRNEQTDRLDLAIVDRATGQLVGEVVFNDWDEKARCVNFRILIGAPGRNRGLGQEAIRLFVRYGFEALNLNRIQLEVFDFNPRALAVYRKTGFVLEGTSREAFYFNGRPVDVHQMAILRREYRPEPECESKE from the coding sequence TTGAGTGATTTACGCATTAAGCCGACTTTGCGAGGGGATCGGGTGATCCTGCGCCCCTTTGAACCAGGCGACGGGGAGCTCATGCTGAAGATTCTAGCCGACCCGGAACTGCAAAAACTGACCGGATCCTGTACTTCGGATGAAGAAGGCGCCCAGGCGTTATCCCATGAGGAAACCCGGCGGGTCAGCCAATGGTATGAGACCAGGAACGAACAGACCGACCGTCTGGATTTGGCCATCGTAGACCGCGCCACCGGTCAGCTGGTGGGGGAAGTTGTCTTTAATGACTGGGACGAAAAAGCCCGGTGCGTCAACTTTCGGATTCTGATCGGAGCACCTGGGCGAAATCGCGGACTGGGACAGGAAGCCATTCGCCTGTTTGTGCGCTATGGTTTTGAAGCCCTGAACCTGAACCGAATTCAGCTGGAAGTGTTTGATTTCAATCCCAGAGCCCTGGCGGTATACCGGAAAACCGGCTTTGTCTTGGAAGGAACCAGCCGGGAGGCATTTTATTTTAATGGAAGGCCGGTGGATGTCCACCAGATGGCCATCCTCAGGAGAGAATACAGGCCAGAGCCTGAATGCGAAAGCAAAGAGTGA